DNA sequence from the Streptomyces sp. NBC_01497 genome:
GGCGTTCCCTGCCGCGCCGGCGACTTCGGACCGTTGCACGGGGGCGGAGAAGCACGTGCGGGCCCGATCATCGGCCGCCCCGCACCGCTCGCCCACCATCCCTCCCCCACCGGCTGTCGCGGCCCGGCACGTTGTGACTCCCTGGCCGACATGCGGTTGACAGGATGGTACTAGTCGCCTACAAAATACCAACAGTTGACCTGCTGCCGTCGGAACCCCGCTGCCAAGCGCCGGACTTCCCCCGACCGCGCGGGACCGGACATTCGGAAAGAGGCTGTCACCGCCATGAAAGTTCTCGTTCTGCCCGGAGACGGGATCGGCCCTGAGATCGTCCCGCCGACACTGGAGGTACTCGAAGCGGCTGACGGGGCGTACGGGCTCGGCCTCGCCTTCGAAACGGCCGATATCGGGCTCGCCAGCCTCGCCCAGCAGGGGACGACGCTCCCACAGGCCGTGATCGACCGGATCCCGGAAGTCGGCGGGGTGGTTCTCGGTCCCGTGTCGCACTACGAGTACCCGCCGCGCCAGGAGGGCGGAATCAACCCCTCCGCGGAACTCCGCGTGCGCTTCGAGCTGTTCGCGAACATCCGGCCCTCCCGGTCGCGGGCGGGCCTGCACCGGCTGCGTGCGCCGATGGACATCGTCCTCGTCCGCGAGAACACCGAGGGTTTCTACTCCGATCGCAACATGTATGCGGGAAGCGGTGAGTTCATGCCGGACGCGGACAACGCGTTCAGCATCCGGAAGATCACCGCGCGAGGCTGCGAGCGGGTGGCCCGCACCGCGTTCGAGCTCGCACGCGCCCGGCGCGGAAAGGTCACGGCGGTACACAAGGCGAACGTCCTCAAGCTCTCGGACGGACTCTTCCTCCGTGAGGTGCGCAAGGTCGCCGCCGGGTTCCCCGACGTCCGGCTCGACGAGCTGATCGTCGACGCCACCGCCGCGGCGCTGATCCGGCGACCGGACGATTTCGACGTCATCGTGACCACCAACATGTTCGGCGACATCCTGTCCGACGAGGCGGCCGAGCTCTCGGGCAGCCTCGGACTCGGCGGCTCGCTCAACGTGGGCCACGACATCGCGGTCGCCCAGGCGGCGCACGGTTCCGCGCCCGACATCGCGGGCCGCGGCGTCGCCAACCCCACGTCGCTCATCCTCTCCGCGGCGATGCTGCTCGACTGGCGGGGCCGCCGTGACGGGAACGAGGCCATGATCGCGGCGGCAGCGGACATCGAAACGGCTGTGGAACGAGTGCTCGACGACCCGGCTTCCCGTACCCACGACCTCGGCGGAGGCCTCGGCACAGCCGAGTTCAGCGCCGCAGTGGTCGCCGGCCTGCGAGACCAGGTACGGGTCGCTCCCGGCCGGAACTGAACACACCAGCACCCGTCGAAAGGACCACGCATGCCCCTGTCCCTCAACCCGGCGACCGAGGTCCGGGACGCCGAGTACGCCACACACACGCCCCCACAGGTCGAGGCGGCACTGGCCGCCGCCGCCACCGCGCAACGGAGCTGGCGTGCCACACCCATCGCCGGCCGGCTGCCGCTGCTGAGCGCGATCGCCCGTGAGCTCCGCGCCGATCGGGAGAGCTTCGCCCGGTTGATCACGCGCGAGATGGGCAAACCGATCACGGAGGCCCGTGCCGAGGTCGAGAAGTCTGCGTGGACACTCGACCACTACGCCGAGCACGGCGAGCGCTATCTCGCGGCGGAGACGGTCCCTTCCGGCGCGAGCGAGAGCACCGTCGTCTTCGAGCCCCTGGGCGTCGTGCTCGCGATCATGCCGTGGAACTACCCGTTCTGGCAGTTCTTCCGCTTCCTCGCACCGGCGCTGGCCGCGGGGAACGGAACGGTCCTCAAGCACGCGAGCAACGTGCCGGCCTGCGCGACACTGCTGGCGGAGATCGTGCGGCGGGCAGGCGCGCCCGAAGGGCTGTGCGCCAGTCTGCTGGTGGAGCCCGAAGCGGTGGCCGGCCTGATCGCCGACGACCGTATCGCGGCGGTCACCCTCACCGGCTCCACCCAGGTGGGTGCGATCGTCGCCGCGCAGTGCGGCGCCCACCTGAAGAAGCACGTCCTGGAACTTGGCGGCTCGGATCCGCTCATCGTCCTCGCCGACGCCGACCTGGACGAGGCTTCCACGGTGGCGGTCCGCTCCCGCTTCAACACCACCGGGCAGAGCTGCGTCAACGCCAAACGCTTCCTCGTGGACGAGAGCGTGGCGGACGAGTTCGTGGAACT
Encoded proteins:
- a CDS encoding NAD-dependent succinate-semialdehyde dehydrogenase — protein: MPLSLNPATEVRDAEYATHTPPQVEAALAAAATAQRSWRATPIAGRLPLLSAIARELRADRESFARLITREMGKPITEARAEVEKSAWTLDHYAEHGERYLAAETVPSGASESTVVFEPLGVVLAIMPWNYPFWQFFRFLAPALAAGNGTVLKHASNVPACATLLAEIVRRAGAPEGLCASLLVEPEAVAGLIADDRIAAVTLTGSTQVGAIVAAQCGAHLKKHVLELGGSDPLIVLADADLDEASTVAVRSRFNTTGQSCVNAKRFLVDESVADEFVELLVAKAGALVVGDPLDDATDIGPLARGDLREALHDQVQRTVAAGGVLRLGGQSVEGPGFFYPPTIIDHVTPAMAAFTEETFGPVAGVTRVSGAEEAVELANRTEFGLGAALWTADLDEARRLVRLIDAGAVFVNGQVASDPRLPFGGIKKSGYGRELGGYGIREFVNVKTLWFGPAVTA
- a CDS encoding isocitrate/isopropylmalate dehydrogenase family protein; protein product: MKVLVLPGDGIGPEIVPPTLEVLEAADGAYGLGLAFETADIGLASLAQQGTTLPQAVIDRIPEVGGVVLGPVSHYEYPPRQEGGINPSAELRVRFELFANIRPSRSRAGLHRLRAPMDIVLVRENTEGFYSDRNMYAGSGEFMPDADNAFSIRKITARGCERVARTAFELARARRGKVTAVHKANVLKLSDGLFLREVRKVAAGFPDVRLDELIVDATAAALIRRPDDFDVIVTTNMFGDILSDEAAELSGSLGLGGSLNVGHDIAVAQAAHGSAPDIAGRGVANPTSLILSAAMLLDWRGRRDGNEAMIAAAADIETAVERVLDDPASRTHDLGGGLGTAEFSAAVVAGLRDQVRVAPGRN